In Synechococcus sp. UW69, the following are encoded in one genomic region:
- a CDS encoding NarK family nitrate/nitrite MFS transporter has product MLGDLWSFQGRYRTLHLTWIAFFLTFVVWFNLAPLATTVKADLGLTVGQIRTVAICNVALTIPARVLIGMLLDKFGPRVTYSSILVFSAFPCLLFASAQDFNQLVVARLLLSIVGAGFVIGIRMVAEWFPPKEIGLAEGIYGGWGNFGSAFSALTMVALAGFLSFSGGFELPTGAVLNWRGAIALTGIVSAAYGFFYFFNVTDTPPGKTYQRPEKTAGLEVTSMRDFWGLLGMNVPFAAILCVLCWRLSKVGFLTASTYPLALGAVAVWFAFQTWGIIRTNRDLILGNKVYPKEDRYEFRQVAILELTYIVNFGSELAVVSMLPTFFETTFDLPKATAGILASCFAFVNLVARPAGGLISDRVGSRKNTMGFLTAGLGVGYLVMSMIKPGTFTGSTGIVVAVVITMLASFFVQSGEGATFALVPLVKRRVTGQVAGLVGAYGNVGAVTYLTIFSLLPMWMGGGGEPTPEVIAASNSAFFQILGVAGLIVAFFCFFFLKEPTGSFAELHEGETA; this is encoded by the coding sequence ATGCTTGGCGACCTCTGGTCGTTCCAGGGCAGGTATCGAACCCTCCACCTGACCTGGATCGCCTTCTTCCTGACCTTCGTGGTCTGGTTCAACTTGGCCCCTCTGGCCACCACTGTGAAAGCGGACCTCGGATTGACCGTTGGTCAGATCCGCACCGTGGCCATCTGCAATGTGGCCCTCACCATCCCGGCTCGCGTGCTGATTGGCATGCTTCTGGACAAATTCGGACCCCGGGTCACCTATTCGTCGATCCTGGTCTTCTCAGCCTTCCCCTGCCTGCTGTTTGCGTCCGCTCAGGACTTCAACCAACTGGTGGTGGCACGTCTGCTGCTCTCCATCGTGGGCGCCGGCTTCGTGATCGGCATCCGAATGGTGGCCGAGTGGTTCCCTCCTAAGGAAATCGGCCTCGCGGAAGGGATCTACGGCGGCTGGGGCAACTTCGGCTCCGCCTTCTCCGCCCTCACGATGGTGGCCCTCGCCGGCTTCCTCTCCTTCTCCGGTGGTTTTGAACTGCCGACCGGTGCTGTTCTGAACTGGCGCGGTGCGATCGCCCTCACCGGCATCGTTTCGGCTGCCTACGGCTTCTTCTACTTCTTCAACGTCACGGACACACCCCCCGGCAAGACCTACCAGCGGCCTGAGAAGACCGCAGGCCTGGAAGTCACCTCCATGCGCGACTTCTGGGGCCTGCTCGGCATGAACGTGCCCTTCGCAGCCATCCTCTGTGTTCTCTGCTGGCGCCTGTCGAAAGTTGGCTTCCTCACCGCAAGCACCTATCCGCTGGCCCTCGGTGCCGTCGCCGTCTGGTTTGCCTTCCAAACCTGGGGAATCATTCGCACCAACCGCGATCTGATTCTTGGCAACAAGGTTTATCCCAAGGAAGACCGCTACGAGTTCCGCCAGGTGGCGATCCTCGAGCTCACCTACATCGTGAACTTCGGTTCCGAACTGGCCGTGGTTTCGATGCTGCCCACCTTCTTTGAAACCACCTTCGATCTGCCGAAGGCCACCGCCGGAATCCTGGCCTCCTGCTTCGCTTTCGTGAACCTGGTGGCGCGCCCTGCCGGTGGTCTGATCTCCGACCGGGTCGGCAGCCGCAAGAACACCATGGGCTTTCTCACCGCTGGTCTCGGCGTGGGCTACCTGGTGATGAGCATGATCAAACCAGGCACCTTCACCGGCAGCACCGGCATCGTCGTTGCCGTGGTGATCACCATGCTCGCCTCCTTCTTCGTGCAGTCCGGTGAAGGCGCCACCTTCGCTTTGGTGCCCCTGGTCAAGCGTCGCGTCACCGGTCAGGTGGCCGGTCTGGTGGGTGCCTACGGCAACGTTGGTGCTGTGACCTACCTGACCATCTTCAGCCTCCTGCCGATGTGGATGGGCGGCGGCGGCGAACCCACCCCCGAGGTGATTGCTGCCTCCAACAGCGCCTTCTTCCAGATCCTGGGCGTGGCCGGTCTGATCGTGGCCTTCTTCTGCTTCTTCTTCCTCAAGGAGCCCACAGGGTCCTTCGCAGAGCTGCACGAAGGCGAAACGGCCTGA
- a CDS encoding nitrate reductase, which produces MVNSPRSVRSQCPYCGVGCGLELLPPAVKGQAVKRDAEGNPMWTARGDREHPSSLGQVCIKGATVGETLAQGRLRQPLFRETLEDDFAPISWDEALDKITGQIQASVTQRGNADGIAMYGSGQFHTEDYYLAQKLLKGALGTNNFDANSRLCMSSAVAGYTRSLGSDGPPCSYEDLDHCTVAFLIGTNTAECHPVLFQRLLKRKRKNPGSVTIVVVDPRRTDTAKAADIHLPIAPGSDLALLHGIAHLVLRENGQDPAFIDDHTENYDAFFDVAARWTPRRVALFCNIPEKRLREVAALFHRREKVLSLWSMGVNQRREGTAVVQGLINLHLLTGQIGKEGAGPFSLTGQPNAMGGREAGGLAHLLPGYRLVANAEHRAAVEQAWRLREGRINAKPGLAAWQQIEAMEQGALDLWWVAATNPLVSLPDLDRVKSALNKCPLVVVSEAYADSETSHYAHLLLPAAQWSEKAGAMTNSERRVTYCPAYRRRFGESRPDWEVFADVGRRLGYTEQFSFDSAAEVYAEFTELTRGRLCDVSGLSHALLEQDGPQQWPYPHGSSPSAAAKRLYEDHQFPTPNKRARFSTDQPLGLAEPPCETYPLVLTVGRYLGQWHTMTRTGKVERLMKQHPEPLLEIHPGDAQDLKLRNGELAAISSRRGHLTATVKVTDRIRRGSVFLPMHWGFTQEKACEANTLMHDEACPVSKQPELKACAVIVAPAVSVVKPVEQQKGKLEALRRLLTPALR; this is translated from the coding sequence ATGGTCAACTCCCCCCGCAGCGTGCGCAGCCAGTGCCCCTACTGCGGAGTGGGCTGTGGCCTGGAGCTGCTCCCTCCTGCTGTGAAGGGTCAAGCCGTGAAGCGGGATGCTGAAGGCAATCCAATGTGGACCGCCCGCGGCGACCGCGAGCATCCCTCCAGTCTTGGTCAGGTCTGCATCAAGGGCGCCACGGTTGGTGAAACCCTGGCCCAAGGGCGACTGCGCCAACCCCTATTCCGCGAAACGCTCGAGGACGACTTCGCACCGATCAGCTGGGACGAGGCCCTCGACAAAATCACCGGACAGATTCAGGCAAGCGTGACCCAGCGCGGCAATGCCGATGGCATCGCCATGTACGGCTCCGGCCAGTTCCACACCGAGGACTACTACCTGGCCCAGAAACTGCTGAAAGGCGCACTGGGCACCAACAATTTTGATGCCAACTCGCGGCTGTGCATGAGCTCAGCAGTGGCGGGCTACACCCGCAGCCTGGGCTCCGATGGCCCCCCCTGCAGCTACGAAGACCTCGACCACTGCACGGTGGCGTTTCTGATCGGCACCAACACTGCCGAGTGCCATCCGGTGCTGTTCCAGCGCCTGCTGAAGCGAAAACGAAAAAACCCCGGCAGCGTCACCATCGTGGTGGTGGATCCACGCCGCACCGACACCGCCAAAGCCGCCGACATCCACTTGCCGATTGCACCAGGCAGCGACCTGGCCCTGCTTCACGGCATTGCCCACCTGGTGCTCCGCGAGAACGGCCAGGACCCAGCTTTCATCGACGACCACACCGAGAATTACGACGCCTTTTTTGACGTCGCCGCCCGCTGGACTCCAAGGCGGGTTGCCCTGTTCTGCAACATCCCCGAAAAACGCCTGCGGGAAGTGGCCGCTCTGTTCCACCGGCGCGAAAAGGTGCTCAGCCTCTGGTCAATGGGGGTGAACCAACGCCGGGAAGGAACAGCAGTGGTGCAGGGGTTGATCAATCTGCATCTGCTCACCGGCCAGATCGGCAAGGAAGGAGCAGGCCCGTTTTCCCTCACCGGCCAACCAAATGCCATGGGCGGGCGTGAGGCTGGAGGGTTGGCGCATCTGCTGCCGGGCTACCGCTTGGTGGCCAACGCGGAGCACCGTGCCGCAGTGGAACAGGCCTGGCGTCTGCGAGAAGGAAGGATCAACGCCAAGCCTGGATTAGCGGCCTGGCAGCAGATCGAAGCAATGGAACAGGGCGCGCTGGATCTGTGGTGGGTGGCCGCCACCAACCCCCTGGTCAGCCTCCCGGATCTCGACCGGGTGAAGTCAGCCTTGAACAAGTGCCCGCTGGTGGTGGTGAGCGAGGCCTATGCCGACTCTGAAACGTCCCATTACGCCCACCTGCTTTTGCCCGCAGCCCAGTGGAGTGAGAAGGCCGGTGCCATGACCAATTCCGAACGACGGGTGACCTATTGCCCGGCCTATCGACGCCGCTTCGGCGAAAGCCGGCCCGACTGGGAGGTCTTCGCTGACGTGGGACGCCGCTTGGGCTACACCGAACAATTCAGCTTCGATTCAGCGGCTGAGGTTTACGCCGAATTCACCGAACTGACCCGAGGGCGCCTCTGTGACGTCAGTGGCCTGAGCCATGCGCTGCTTGAACAGGACGGGCCACAGCAGTGGCCGTACCCCCACGGCAGCAGCCCCAGCGCAGCAGCGAAACGCCTCTACGAAGACCATCAGTTCCCCACCCCGAACAAACGCGCCCGCTTCAGCACCGATCAACCGCTCGGGCTGGCGGAACCCCCCTGCGAGACCTACCCCCTGGTGCTGACGGTGGGCCGCTATCTGGGGCAGTGGCACACCATGACCCGCACAGGGAAGGTGGAACGGCTGATGAAACAGCATCCCGAGCCGCTGCTGGAGATTCACCCCGGTGACGCTCAGGATCTAAAACTGCGCAACGGCGAACTGGCAGCGATCAGCTCGCGCCGCGGTCACCTCACCGCGACCGTGAAGGTCACCGATCGCATTCGGCGTGGATCGGTCTTTCTGCCAATGCACTGGGGATTCACCCAGGAGAAGGCCTGCGAGGCCAACACCCTGATGCATGACGAGGCCTGCCCGGTATCGAAGCAGCCGGAACTCAAGGCCTGCGCGGTGATCGTGGCTCCGGCCGTCTCGGTGGTGAAGCCCGTCGAGCAGCAAAAAGGAAAGCTGGAGGCACTGCGCCGGCTGCTCACACCAGCACTTCGCTGA
- a CDS encoding nitrate reductase associated protein: protein MSSRCDSASHCFAFEQDFIGNWRCIPLCVRRKLDLCGVKLKLNHWLQLSKDQRQTLVDWPDGADALEQLRQHLRDCTSTMADGMAKDLPPVSGAPWQQLAELPAAVQEAATARGVLLTLEQWAQLSELDRFALCKLARPGHDHHNLEAAFSEVLV, encoded by the coding sequence ATGTCCAGCCGTTGTGATTCCGCCAGCCATTGCTTTGCCTTTGAGCAGGATTTCATCGGCAACTGGCGCTGCATACCGCTGTGTGTGCGTCGGAAACTTGATCTCTGTGGGGTGAAGTTAAAGCTCAATCACTGGTTGCAACTCTCCAAGGATCAACGTCAAACCCTGGTGGATTGGCCGGATGGGGCCGACGCCCTTGAGCAGCTTCGCCAACACCTGCGCGATTGCACGAGCACCATGGCCGATGGCATGGCGAAGGATCTTCCACCGGTCAGCGGCGCCCCCTGGCAACAGTTGGCCGAGCTGCCCGCTGCGGTGCAGGAGGCGGCCACGGCGCGAGGTGTGTTGCTGACCCTGGAGCAATGGGCTCAGCTCAGTGAGCTGGATCGCTTTGCGTTGTGCAAGTTGGCCCGGCCGGGGCACGATCACCACAACCTTGAAGCAGCCTTCAGCGAAGTGCTGGTGTGA
- a CDS encoding carbonic anhydrase translates to MALTALIQARPVDAAEEGFCVPDDPLQALMAGNRRFADAWRLALQENRATLRTTDPDPRCFNSPRALATSQRPWATVLTCSDSRVSPSWVFDTTPGDLFVIRNAGNSAFDEAIASVEYSVSVLKTPLVMVMGHSGCGAVTAAMDDKPLTPSLERLIHPIEETISGSSNLAEAVRRNALATASTLIQRSSALAEANSSGALKLVVGYFELTTGVVTLIK, encoded by the coding sequence ATGGCCTTGACCGCCCTAATACAAGCGCGGCCTGTTGATGCTGCCGAAGAAGGGTTCTGCGTTCCCGACGATCCACTTCAGGCCCTGATGGCGGGGAACCGCCGTTTTGCAGATGCGTGGCGCCTGGCGCTTCAGGAAAACAGGGCGACGCTGCGGACGACCGATCCTGACCCACGCTGCTTCAATTCCCCCAGAGCTTTGGCCACAAGCCAACGTCCTTGGGCGACTGTGCTCACCTGCTCTGATTCACGGGTGTCACCGAGCTGGGTGTTCGACACCACCCCTGGCGATCTGTTCGTGATCCGCAACGCCGGCAACAGCGCTTTTGACGAAGCGATTGCCTCGGTGGAGTACAGCGTCAGCGTTCTCAAAACGCCGCTGGTGATGGTGATGGGGCATAGCGGCTGCGGAGCTGTCACGGCGGCGATGGACGACAAGCCTTTGACCCCTTCGCTGGAACGGCTGATCCATCCCATCGAGGAGACCATTAGCGGCAGCAGCAATCTGGCGGAGGCCGTTAGACGCAATGCCCTTGCCACAGCATCCACGCTGATCCAACGCAGCTCGGCCTTGGCCGAAGCTAATAGCAGCGGTGCCCTGAAACTGGTGGTGGGTTATTTCGAACTCACTACCGGTGTTGTGACCTTGATCAAATGA